Proteins encoded by one window of Deltaproteobacteria bacterium:
- a CDS encoding pentapeptide repeat-containing protein, giving the protein MGCNLGGTIFPDDIDFSRFNQQYPFPPIDLTSAEFTRNVVFDNAVFSADADFRKAVFARNVSFNKTNFKKSVAFVGSQFNDGASFNETYFSWPAHFDGTHFRQSADFTGAVFESPAYFSETDFKGSADFKGGAFREDVDFSAAVIAGMADFRNRAFVQKANFSETRFAGNCHFSGVTIGDKADFSRAGFKETADFKGSIFSRDASFTEANFHQNADFSGARFTGATYFEKARIVGYAGFQQTLFQQTRSDQRANFGEVKFEGGVDFSDAKFREFTIFYNADFEKRSIFNRATFSEKTTFQKATFNSSVAFYSCNFEGDTDFLQSTFSQGADARFDGAVFSKKADFTEAVFESIVTFYPYLSVFSQDDGGKESPRVVEFCDEANFTRATFKEATTFRQTLFKKSASFKEAVFEKRLRFEGIDLSWVSLIDTELDNIQFIDTSWPKKDGKKYKRYQLIDERLGKASPSSIEAYYRKLKKRAVEEHNQREVSEWHYCEKEMALTKALVQWGRFTGYWLSPTLISIREKGLRRSLNFFRYWLCSKIRSDRERGWSQSPRLFLRWLSSKMENTPNTGGFEGLVLPLYWLSSGYGERPLRAAGFLLCLLAVVTVLMGWSGLKPSDPSTGIQTIKHLCGLSPEQIVLLVENTIQNVLFIRNPRMVPLVPAPWEFVQSIFTRILIPIQFALFALALRNKFRR; this is encoded by the coding sequence GTGGGCTGCAACCTGGGCGGGACAATCTTTCCAGACGATATCGATTTTTCGCGCTTTAACCAACAATATCCTTTCCCGCCTATTGATCTCACTTCGGCCGAGTTTACCAGGAACGTAGTCTTCGACAACGCGGTTTTCAGCGCAGATGCAGACTTCCGGAAGGCGGTATTTGCCCGAAACGTATCCTTCAACAAAACCAACTTCAAGAAAAGCGTCGCTTTCGTGGGGTCACAATTCAATGACGGGGCTTCCTTTAACGAGACCTACTTTTCCTGGCCGGCGCATTTTGACGGTACCCACTTCAGGCAGAGCGCCGACTTCACAGGCGCCGTGTTCGAAAGCCCGGCTTACTTCAGCGAAACCGACTTCAAGGGGTCCGCTGATTTCAAAGGAGGTGCTTTCAGAGAAGACGTTGATTTCAGCGCTGCAGTAATCGCCGGCATGGCGGATTTTCGCAACCGCGCGTTCGTCCAGAAGGCCAACTTCAGTGAAACTAGATTCGCTGGAAACTGTCACTTCTCCGGAGTCACTATTGGAGACAAGGCAGATTTTAGCAGAGCCGGTTTCAAAGAAACAGCAGATTTCAAGGGATCCATTTTCAGTCGAGACGCATCCTTCACTGAGGCAAACTTCCATCAAAACGCCGACTTCAGCGGAGCCCGATTCACTGGAGCAACCTACTTTGAGAAAGCCCGCATTGTCGGATATGCTGGTTTTCAGCAGACTCTGTTTCAACAAACCCGATCCGACCAACGGGCTAATTTTGGAGAAGTAAAGTTTGAAGGAGGCGTCGACTTCTCTGATGCAAAATTTAGAGAGTTCACGATATTTTACAATGCTGACTTCGAGAAGCGTTCGATCTTCAACAGAGCCACGTTTTCCGAGAAGACAACTTTTCAAAAAGCCACATTCAACTCCTCTGTGGCATTCTACTCCTGCAATTTCGAAGGAGACACTGACTTCTTGCAGTCCACCTTTTCGCAAGGAGCGGACGCGCGCTTTGATGGCGCGGTCTTCAGCAAAAAGGCCGATTTTACCGAGGCGGTTTTTGAAAGCATCGTCACTTTCTATCCATACCTTTCAGTGTTTTCTCAAGACGATGGCGGGAAAGAGTCACCGAGGGTCGTGGAATTCTGTGATGAGGCCAATTTCACGCGGGCAACCTTCAAAGAGGCAACTACTTTCAGGCAAACGCTTTTCAAGAAGAGTGCTTCATTTAAGGAAGCTGTATTCGAGAAACGCTTGCGGTTCGAAGGTATCGATCTGTCCTGGGTCTCGTTGATCGATACCGAACTGGATAACATCCAATTCATAGATACTTCATGGCCCAAAAAAGACGGAAAAAAATATAAACGGTATCAACTGATTGATGAGAGGCTCGGCAAGGCTTCTCCGTCGAGTATCGAAGCCTACTATAGAAAGCTGAAGAAAAGGGCGGTCGAAGAACATAATCAACGGGAAGTCTCTGAATGGCACTACTGCGAAAAGGAGATGGCACTAACAAAAGCGTTGGTTCAGTGGGGGAGGTTTACAGGTTATTGGCTGTCTCCCACTTTAATCAGTATACGGGAAAAAGGACTTCGTCGATCCCTGAATTTCTTCCGTTACTGGCTTTGCTCTAAAATCAGAAGCGATCGTGAAAGAGGATGGAGTCAATCCCCAAGGCTTTTCCTCCGTTGGTTGTCATCTAAAATGGAAAACACACCCAATACAGGAGGCTTTGAAGGGCTCGTCTTGCCCCTTTATTGGCTGTCCAGCGGCTACGGGGAAAGGCCCTTACGTGCAGCAGGATTCCTTTTATGTCTACTTGCTGTGGTTACCGTTCTCATGGGCTGGTCCGGTCTCAAACCCAGCGATCCCAGCACCGGAATTCAGACCATAAAACATTTGTGCGGTTTAAGTCCCGAACAAATCGTCCTACTTGTCGAAAATACAATCCAGAATGTGCTATTCATAAGAAATCCGCGGATGGTGCCTCTTGTTCCTGCCCCTTGGGAATTCGTCCAGAGCATCTTCACCCGCATCCTCATTCCCATCCAGTTTGCTTTGTTTGCCTTGGCGCTGAGGAATAAGTTTCGGAGATAA
- a CDS encoding FeoC-like transcriptional regulator — MILAEIRRYLMERKRATLGDLALHFDTEPDAMRGMLEQWIRKGKVLRLDIQGSCGKACSTCCCDSAVEIYEWSA; from the coding sequence ATGATACTGGCCGAAATCAGACGATATCTTATGGAACGTAAAAGGGCGACATTGGGCGACCTTGCCCTGCATTTCGATACGGAGCCCGACGCCATGCGGGGCATGCTGGAACAATGGATTCGAAAAGGAAAGGTCCTGAGGTTGGACATTCAAGGGAGTTGCGGCAAGGCATGCTCGACCTGTTGCTGTGACTCGGCCGTGGAAATCTATGAGTGGTCGGCCTGA
- a CDS encoding LbtU family siderophore porin: MNTITWMMCVLMIGFCALSGPALAGEMTNDELMRELKAVKNRVQQLERMLKERGTGDPQEGPARDIPEFERIRSENERIGKELETVGKEQRDMRSMLEQVMDRVTINGIVEVEASYEKPGKKSGKNEESSDITLATAQIEFDARVHELVNAHLILLWEEDDTGPVDIDEGTITLGATPEMPWFLLAGKFYPPFSTFDTFFISDPLTLEIGEIRESAASVGYSGDWLFASFGGFNGDVSSEENDHINNLIVNVDFFNPEGTWSGFRLNTGVGFLFNMADTDTLQEETAVDTLKDAIPGVAAHATLGYGDFQLIAEYVTALSDFEAGELGFAVLDGEAREARPSAWNLELGYGFLEKFQLAARYEGSHRLYGLRPKFNVGGVFGWELYSGVTLSLEYLHGEFDENDEGLDSRDAFTTQLALEF; the protein is encoded by the coding sequence ATGAATACGATTACGTGGATGATGTGTGTGTTGATGATCGGTTTCTGCGCCCTTTCCGGGCCGGCATTGGCCGGAGAAATGACGAACGACGAACTCATGCGGGAGTTGAAAGCCGTGAAGAACCGCGTTCAGCAGTTGGAACGGATGCTGAAGGAACGCGGGACAGGGGACCCTCAGGAAGGCCCTGCTCGAGACATTCCCGAATTCGAGCGGATTCGCTCGGAAAACGAACGTATCGGCAAGGAACTCGAAACCGTGGGCAAGGAACAACGCGACATGCGTTCCATGCTCGAACAGGTCATGGACCGTGTCACCATCAACGGTATCGTGGAAGTCGAGGCTTCGTACGAGAAACCGGGCAAGAAAAGCGGCAAGAATGAGGAGAGCAGCGACATCACCCTGGCCACCGCCCAGATCGAATTCGACGCTCGGGTGCACGAACTTGTTAACGCCCATCTGATTCTTCTGTGGGAAGAAGACGATACGGGACCCGTTGACATCGACGAAGGAACCATTACATTGGGGGCCACACCGGAAATGCCCTGGTTTCTGCTGGCCGGAAAATTCTATCCTCCGTTCTCGACATTCGACACATTCTTCATTTCGGACCCGTTGACCCTCGAGATCGGTGAGATTCGTGAGAGCGCCGCGTCCGTCGGTTATTCGGGCGACTGGCTGTTCGCATCGTTTGGGGGATTCAACGGCGATGTGTCCAGCGAAGAGAACGACCATATCAACAATCTTATTGTGAATGTGGACTTTTTCAACCCGGAGGGGACATGGAGCGGCTTCAGGCTCAACACCGGGGTGGGTTTTCTGTTCAATATGGCGGACACGGACACGCTCCAGGAAGAAACGGCCGTGGACACCTTGAAGGACGCCATTCCCGGCGTTGCGGCGCACGCCACCCTCGGGTACGGCGACTTCCAGTTGATCGCCGAATACGTGACCGCTTTGAGCGATTTTGAAGCGGGTGAACTGGGTTTCGCCGTGTTGGATGGAGAGGCCAGGGAAGCGCGTCCGTCCGCCTGGAATCTCGAGTTGGGATATGGCTTTCTCGAGAAATTCCAGTTAGCGGCCAGATATGAGGGAAGCCACCGCCTGTATGGCCTCCGCCCGAAATTCAACGTCGGAGGCGTGTTCGGATGGGAGCTTTACTCGGGTGTCACCCTATCCCTGGAATACCTGCACGGCGAGTTCGATGAGAATGATGAAGGTCTGGACTCCCGCGACGCGTTTACAACTCAGCTTGCGCTGGAGTTCTGA